The following proteins come from a genomic window of Yinghuangia sp. ASG 101:
- the fabG gene encoding 3-oxoacyl-ACP reductase FabG has protein sequence MRMLEGRGAVVTGAAQGIGWEIARVLGDAGASVLVGDINGDAAKDAAARLREHGVAADALRCDVTDPGDVEALIAHGTEVFGPLDVMVNNAGITRDATMRKMPIEDFRTVLDVHLTGAWNGTRYAAEAMRAHGRGSIVNISSISGKVGNFGQTNYSAAKAGMVGLTKASAKELAKAGIRVNAVQPGLIRTAMTEAMPAHAWEAKMAEIPMGRAGEPVEVANVVLFLASDLAGYLTGAVLEVTGGRYM, from the coding sequence ATGCGCATGTTGGAAGGCCGCGGTGCGGTGGTGACCGGCGCGGCCCAGGGGATCGGCTGGGAGATCGCCAGAGTCCTCGGCGACGCCGGGGCGTCGGTTTTGGTGGGCGACATCAACGGTGACGCCGCGAAGGACGCCGCGGCCCGCCTGCGCGAACACGGCGTGGCCGCCGATGCGTTGCGTTGCGACGTCACCGATCCCGGCGACGTCGAAGCCCTCATCGCCCATGGCACCGAGGTCTTCGGGCCGCTCGACGTCATGGTGAACAACGCGGGCATCACCCGGGACGCGACGATGCGCAAGATGCCGATCGAGGACTTCCGAACCGTGCTGGATGTTCACCTGACCGGCGCCTGGAACGGAACCCGGTACGCGGCGGAGGCCATGCGCGCGCACGGCCGCGGCAGCATCGTCAACATCTCCTCGATCTCCGGCAAGGTCGGCAACTTCGGGCAGACGAACTACAGCGCCGCCAAGGCCGGCATGGTCGGGTTGACCAAGGCCTCGGCCAAGGAACTGGCCAAAGCCGGAATACGCGTCAACGCCGTTCAGCCCGGATTGATCCGGACCGCGATGACCGAGGCCATGCCCGCGCACGCCTGGGAGGCCAAGATGGCCGAAATCCCGATGGGACGGGCCGGTGAGCCGGTGGAGGTCGCCAACGTCGTGCTGTTCCTGGCCTCCGACCTCGCGGGATACCTCACCGGTGCCGTGCTCGAGGTCACCGGCGGCCGGTACATGTGA
- a CDS encoding MaoC family dehydratase, with amino-acid sequence MRVFTSLDEIRAAQGSVLGTSDWLTIDQERIDRFADATGDHQWIHVDQERATQGPFGATIAHGYLTLSLLPYFSVQNYRVEGARMSVNYGLDKVRFVAPVKVGSRLRGVTELAQVTDVDGGAQLRFRTTVELDGSERPACVAETLSRQYF; translated from the coding sequence ATGCGCGTGTTCACCAGTCTCGACGAGATCCGTGCGGCCCAGGGCAGCGTCCTGGGAACGAGCGACTGGCTGACGATCGACCAGGAGCGCATCGACCGCTTCGCCGACGCCACCGGCGACCACCAGTGGATCCACGTCGACCAAGAGCGTGCCACTCAGGGGCCGTTCGGCGCCACCATCGCGCACGGCTACCTGACGTTGTCGCTGCTGCCGTATTTCTCGGTGCAGAACTACCGCGTCGAAGGCGCCCGGATGTCGGTCAACTACGGCCTGGACAAAGTGCGCTTCGTCGCCCCCGTCAAGGTCGGCTCCCGGCTGCGCGGAGTCACCGAGCTGGCCCAGGTGACCGACGTGGACGGCGGCGCGCAGCTCCGCTTTCGCACCACCGTGGAACTCGACGGCTCCGAGCGGCCCGCCTGTGTGGCCGAGACGCTCAGCCGCCAGTACTTCTGA
- a CDS encoding acetyl-CoA C-acetyltransferase, producing the protein MAAQLRDAVICEPLRTPVGGYGGAFREVSATQLAATVIRALLERTGVPAHAVDDVMLGQCYPNGEAPAIGRVAALDAGLPVEVPGIQLDRRCGSGLQAVINAAMQVQTGASDLVVAGGAESMSQAEFYTTDARWGVRGNGTMLHDRLARGRVTAGGVNHPVPGGMLETAENLRREYAIPRAEQDELALRSHEKAVAAQRSGRFADEIVPVTVRTRKGEVVVDTDEHPRADSTAEKLARLRPVLGAQDPEATVTAGNASGQNDGAAACIVTYPERAAELGLRPLGRLVSWAVVGVPPRTMGIGPVPATERALSRAGLKLADMDLVELNEAFAAQVLACTREWGFTAADFERFNVNGSGISLGHPVGATGGRILATLLREMDRREVRYGLETMCLGGGQGLSAVFERVS; encoded by the coding sequence ATGGCCGCCCAGCTGCGCGATGCCGTGATATGCGAACCGCTGCGCACACCGGTCGGTGGCTACGGCGGGGCCTTCCGTGAGGTGTCCGCGACCCAGTTGGCGGCCACCGTGATCCGGGCCCTGCTGGAGCGCACCGGGGTGCCCGCGCACGCCGTCGACGACGTCATGCTCGGCCAGTGCTACCCCAACGGGGAAGCACCCGCGATTGGCCGAGTCGCGGCACTCGACGCCGGCCTGCCCGTCGAGGTGCCCGGAATCCAGCTCGACCGCCGGTGCGGTTCCGGTCTGCAGGCGGTGATCAACGCCGCGATGCAGGTGCAGACCGGGGCGAGCGACCTTGTCGTCGCGGGCGGCGCGGAGTCGATGAGCCAGGCCGAGTTCTACACCACCGACGCACGGTGGGGAGTGCGCGGCAACGGCACCATGCTGCACGACCGCCTGGCCCGCGGGCGAGTCACGGCGGGCGGGGTCAACCACCCCGTGCCCGGCGGCATGCTGGAGACCGCGGAGAACCTGCGTCGCGAGTACGCGATTCCCCGCGCGGAGCAGGACGAACTCGCGCTGCGGTCGCACGAGAAGGCCGTCGCCGCGCAGCGGTCCGGCCGGTTCGCGGACGAGATCGTGCCGGTGACCGTACGCACCCGCAAGGGCGAGGTCGTCGTCGACACCGACGAGCACCCGAGGGCGGATTCGACCGCGGAGAAGCTGGCTCGTCTGCGGCCGGTGCTCGGCGCCCAGGACCCGGAGGCGACGGTCACCGCGGGCAACGCCAGCGGACAGAACGACGGCGCGGCGGCCTGCATCGTCACGTATCCGGAGCGGGCGGCCGAACTGGGGCTGCGACCGCTGGGCCGGCTGGTGTCCTGGGCGGTCGTGGGGGTGCCTCCCCGGACCATGGGCATCGGACCGGTTCCGGCGACCGAACGGGCGTTGTCCCGGGCCGGTCTGAAGCTCGCGGACATGGACCTCGTCGAGCTGAACGAGGCGTTCGCGGCCCAGGTGCTGGCCTGCACCCGGGAATGGGGTTTCACCGCGGCCGACTTCGAGCGCTTCAACGTCAACGGTTCGGGCATCTCGCTGGGGCATCCCGTCGGGGCGACCGGCGGAAGGATCCTGGCGACACTGCTGCGGGAGATGGACCGTCGTGAGGTGCGGTACGGCCTGGAGACGATGTGCCTGGGCGGAGGACAGGGGCTGAGCGCGGTGTTCGAGCGGGTCTCCTGA
- a CDS encoding FadR/GntR family transcriptional regulator gives MVDNTADVPTHGTLGAHVRVPKMAELVAAQLRRKIVRGELAGGQSLPAETTLMEEFAVSRPTLREAFRVLESEALISIRRGARGGARVQVPEGEVAARYAGLVLEYRGTTLRDLYDARTLIEAPCAGLLAQRATDDDIARLRAAVGHAESLMDDPSAFIRAHMEFHALVVDLSGNETMRVLNGMVRHIIDKANWSHVDLDAGTPENIEANHHGFKAHVKLVELVAAGEHEAAEALWRYHLQEAEKYLLRDNSMATVLDLLG, from the coding sequence GTGGTGGACAACACTGCGGACGTACCGACCCACGGGACTTTGGGCGCACACGTCCGCGTACCCAAGATGGCGGAACTGGTGGCAGCGCAGCTTCGTCGCAAGATCGTGCGCGGCGAACTGGCCGGAGGACAGTCCCTCCCGGCCGAGACAACGCTGATGGAGGAGTTCGCGGTCTCCCGGCCGACGCTGCGTGAGGCGTTCCGGGTGCTGGAGTCGGAGGCGCTCATCAGCATCCGGCGCGGCGCGCGCGGGGGTGCCCGCGTCCAGGTCCCCGAGGGGGAGGTCGCGGCCCGGTACGCGGGTCTGGTGCTGGAGTACCGCGGTACGACGCTGCGGGACCTGTACGACGCGCGCACCCTCATCGAGGCGCCCTGCGCCGGCCTGCTCGCGCAGCGTGCCACCGACGACGACATCGCCCGGCTGCGGGCCGCGGTGGGCCACGCGGAGAGCCTGATGGACGATCCTTCGGCTTTCATCCGCGCCCACATGGAGTTCCACGCGCTGGTCGTGGACCTGTCCGGGAACGAGACCATGCGGGTGCTCAACGGGATGGTCCGGCACATCATCGACAAGGCCAACTGGTCGCACGTCGACCTGGACGCGGGGACCCCGGAGAACATCGAGGCGAACCACCACGGCTTCAAGGCGCATGTGAAGCTGGTCGAGTTGGTCGCCGCCGGTGAGCACGAGGCGGCCGAGGCGCTGTGGCGCTACCACTTGCAGGAGGCCGAGAAGTACCTCCTGCGTGACAACTCGATGGCGACCGTGCTCGACCTTCTCGGCTGA
- a CDS encoding acyl-CoA dehydrogenase family protein yields the protein MDFAFDDAQEELRRTVRAFLGEVSPETEVRRTMATEDGFDRALWRRMGRETELQGLAVPEQYGGAGAGLVEVGLVLEEMGRALVCTPFLASAVLATTTLLLSDDEDARTRRLPGLAGGELVGTLALTEGSARWDPEGVTLTARPHGDAWALTGHKTFVLDGATADVVLTVARTAEGIGVFEVDGDAPGLTRTPLPTMDQTRRQARLEYADVPARRLRVRGDAWDLVTAVLDRAAAALAAEQVGVAERALEMAVDYAKVRRQFGRTIGSFQAVKHLLADVLVEVESARAAAYYALLAADRDSAELPAVASLAKAFCSDACVKATEENIQVHGGIGFTWEHPAHLYFKRAKTSQILLGDSAYHRALLARRIGV from the coding sequence ATGGACTTCGCGTTCGACGACGCCCAAGAGGAACTACGGCGCACCGTACGCGCCTTCCTCGGCGAGGTGTCGCCGGAGACCGAGGTGCGGCGCACCATGGCCACCGAGGACGGGTTCGACCGCGCGCTGTGGCGGCGGATGGGAAGGGAAACAGAGCTTCAGGGCTTGGCGGTTCCCGAGCAGTACGGCGGAGCGGGCGCCGGTCTCGTCGAGGTCGGACTCGTACTGGAGGAAATGGGCCGCGCGCTCGTGTGCACACCCTTCCTCGCCTCGGCGGTGCTCGCGACGACGACTCTCCTGCTCTCCGACGACGAGGACGCCCGTACCCGACGGCTTCCCGGCCTCGCGGGCGGTGAACTCGTCGGGACGCTGGCCCTCACCGAGGGCTCGGCGCGCTGGGACCCCGAAGGCGTGACCCTGACGGCCCGTCCGCACGGCGACGCCTGGGCCCTCACCGGGCACAAGACCTTCGTCCTGGACGGCGCGACCGCGGACGTGGTGCTGACGGTGGCCCGCACGGCGGAGGGCATCGGCGTGTTCGAGGTGGACGGCGACGCCCCCGGCCTGACGCGCACCCCGCTCCCGACCATGGACCAGACGCGGCGGCAGGCCCGGCTGGAGTACGCCGACGTTCCCGCGCGGCGGCTGCGCGTCCGAGGTGACGCCTGGGACCTCGTGACGGCCGTGTTGGACCGGGCGGCGGCGGCATTGGCGGCGGAGCAAGTCGGTGTGGCCGAACGGGCGTTGGAGATGGCGGTCGACTACGCCAAGGTGCGCCGCCAATTCGGCCGCACGATCGGCTCGTTCCAGGCCGTCAAGCATCTCTTGGCGGACGTGTTGGTGGAAGTGGAGTCGGCCCGCGCGGCGGCGTACTACGCCCTGCTTGCCGCGGACCGCGACAGTGCGGAGCTGCCCGCTGTCGCGAGCCTGGCCAAGGCCTTCTGCTCGGACGCGTGCGTCAAGGCCACCGAGGAGAACATCCAGGTCCACGGCGGGATCGGGTTCACCTGGGAGCACCCGGCACACCTGTACTTCAAGCGGGCGAAGACCTCGCAGATCCTGCTCGGCGACTCCGCCTACCATCGCGCACTCCTCGCGCGGCGCATCGGCGTGTGA